Proteins from a single region of Azospira inquinata:
- the tadA gene encoding tRNA adenosine(34) deaminase TadA, whose translation MNDEYYMREALSQAQAAGCLGEVPVGAVVVKEGVIVGRGFNAPIGDHDPTAHAEIAALRDAARNLENYRLPGCELFVTLEPCAMCAGAMLHARIARVIYGARDPKTGVHGSVVDLFAVERLNHHTQVEGGVLAAECGQLLSDFFAERRRNKGGA comes from the coding sequence ATGAACGACGAATACTACATGCGGGAAGCCCTTTCCCAGGCCCAGGCTGCGGGCTGTTTGGGGGAGGTGCCCGTGGGGGCGGTCGTGGTCAAGGAAGGGGTAATCGTGGGCCGGGGGTTTAACGCCCCCATTGGGGACCACGACCCCACCGCCCACGCGGAAATTGCTGCCCTGCGGGATGCGGCCCGCAACCTGGAAAATTACCGACTCCCCGGCTGCGAACTGTTCGTTACCCTGGAGCCCTGCGCCATGTGCGCCGGGGCCATGCTCCACGCCCGCATTGCCCGGGTGATCTACGGTGCCCGGGACCCCAAGACCGGCGTTCACGGCAGCGTGGTGGATTTGTTTGCCGTGGAACGGCTGAATCATCACACCCAGGTGGAAGGCGGGGTGTTGGCGGCAGAGTGCGGACAGCTCTTGTCCGATTTCTTTGCCGAACGTCGACGCAACAAAGGAGGGGCCTGA
- a CDS encoding L,D-transpeptidase has product MFLRISIPRQTLEVVGEAGEILHRFPVSTAARGPGEHPGSQCTPRGWHQVRAKIGAGLPSHSVLVGRRPTGECYSPALAEQHPGRDWILSRVLWLSGLEPGKNRMGERDTMRRYIYIHGTADEAGLGQPRSHGCIRMANRDVMALFDLVSPHTRVEIRDQD; this is encoded by the coding sequence ATGTTTTTGCGCATTTCCATCCCCCGGCAAACCCTGGAAGTGGTGGGGGAGGCCGGCGAAATCCTGCATCGTTTTCCCGTATCCACCGCAGCCCGGGGGCCGGGGGAACATCCCGGAAGCCAATGCACGCCCCGGGGCTGGCATCAGGTCCGGGCCAAGATCGGCGCCGGATTGCCTTCCCATAGCGTGCTGGTGGGGCGGCGCCCCACCGGAGAGTGCTATTCCCCGGCCTTGGCGGAACAGCACCCGGGGCGGGACTGGATTCTTAGCCGGGTGCTCTGGCTGTCGGGCCTGGAACCGGGCAAAAACCGCATGGGAGAGCGGGATACCATGCGCCGCTACATCTATATCCATGGCACGGCGGACGAGGCCGGGTTGGGGCAGCCCCGCTCCCATGGCTGTATCCGCATGGCCAACCGGGATGTTATGGCCCTGTTTGATCTGGTTTCTCCCCATACCCGGGTGGAAATCCGGGACCAGGATTAA
- a CDS encoding NRDE family protein → MCLILAGYGLHPTFPLVVAANRDEFYARPAAPAHFWEQFPDLFAGQDLSAGGTWMGIGAQGRWAALTNYRDPAQPPASLSRGLLVRDYLTSALNPEEFWRQQEKESYGGCNLLFWDGRGLSYAANRGAPWRLLTPGLYGLSNHLLDTPWPKVVRAKAAFARGLADLGERWNPGAVGPFLQLLADTRPAPDQELPHTGVSLDWERVLSPIFIRTPDYGTRVSTVLALDQTGCWHWAEQAFGPEGALGALQIREIPPGAHGPKMERSSA, encoded by the coding sequence ATGTGCCTGATTCTGGCCGGGTACGGCCTCCATCCCACCTTCCCCTTGGTGGTGGCGGCCAACCGGGATGAGTTCTACGCCCGCCCGGCGGCTCCTGCCCACTTCTGGGAACAATTCCCCGACCTGTTCGCTGGCCAGGATTTAAGTGCCGGGGGCACCTGGATGGGCATCGGGGCCCAGGGCCGCTGGGCGGCTCTAACCAATTACCGGGACCCAGCCCAGCCCCCCGCCTCGCTCTCCCGAGGCCTATTGGTGCGGGACTATCTGACCTCTGCGCTTAATCCGGAGGAGTTTTGGCGCCAGCAGGAAAAGGAGTCTTACGGCGGTTGCAATCTGCTGTTCTGGGATGGACGGGGATTGAGCTACGCCGCCAACCGGGGCGCCCCCTGGCGTCTGCTGACTCCTGGGCTTTACGGCCTGTCCAATCATCTGCTGGATACCCCCTGGCCCAAGGTGGTCCGAGCCAAAGCGGCCTTTGCCCGGGGCCTGGCAGACCTAGGGGAAAGGTGGAACCCGGGAGCGGTTGGGCCGTTTCTGCAACTCTTGGCGGATACTCGTCCGGCCCCGGATCAGGAATTGCCCCATACCGGGGTCAGCCTGGATTGGGAGCGGGTCCTCTCCCCCATCTTTATTCGTACTCCGGATTACGGCACCCGGGTATCCACGGTACTGGCCCTGGATCAAACCGGGTGCTGGCACTGGGCCGAGCAGGCTTTTGGCCCGGAAGGCGCCTTGGGAGCCCTGCAAATCCGGGAGATCCCCCCTGGTGCCCATGGTCCGAAAATGGAGCGAAGTTCGGCTTAA